A DNA window from Impatiens glandulifera chromosome 7, dImpGla2.1, whole genome shotgun sequence contains the following coding sequences:
- the LOC124945883 gene encoding TPR repeat-containing thioredoxin TTL1-like, whose protein sequence is MAETAAETKQGCGLSFPCRSIFLRKSSAKSLPSERNKPETFDLPSPSSKPRPKQNPKVTTTTTDHKTNETPRPLNSVGRTSTSSDSSGRQNKAPLQPVHVPTRKPKTNDDPTPRATPTKSGTILPLAINMGNIIMVKRSSLDSPRISSSSISSNMKKLDAEVVKNNGNLMYKEGRFKEALALYDKAIVLEPNRAWYHCNKGAALIGLGRLLEAVFACQQAINLDPSYRRAHHRLATLYFRLGETGKALEEYKLSGIIDESEEVSKCKFLKENITKCVEARDVRDWNILLKESRTAMSSGADFSPLLRGMEVEALFRLRKHQQAYTTYQNAPCFEVDSCTKLFGPSYGAYLLAIRARAYLIDGRFDEAVEFCQRAAKLAPGREINELLSEAKCLASARSNGNLFFKESKFVEACFSYSEGLELDPYNPIMLCNRAACRFKLRQFEKAAEDCSLALNVRPTYNKARLRRAHCNAKMERWEAAIQDYEMLTGEDEKKEEVEKALNLVRAQLERQRIQDSKRTSNCGSVGSGRSRSSVDAIVD, encoded by the exons ATGGCAGAGACGGCAGCAGAAACCAAACAAGGCTGCGGGCTAAGTTTCCCTTGCCGGAGTATCTTTCTAAGAAAATCCTCTGCAAAATCTCTCCCATCAGAAAGAAACAAGCCCGAAACCTTTGATCTTCCTTCCCCATCATCCAAACCTCGTCCAAAACAAAATCCTAAagtaacaacaacaacaacagatCATAAGACAAACGAAACGCCACGGCCCTTAAATTCCGTTGGAAGAACTTCAACCTCCTCCGATAGTTCTGGCCGTCAAAACAAAGCTCCTCTTCAACCAGTTCATGTTCCGACAAGGAAACCGAAAACCAACGACGACCCAACTCCACGCGCCACCCCTACTAAATCGGGGACAATATTACCGCTGGCTATCAATATGGGGAACATTATTATGGTCAAAAGGTCAAGTTTGGATAGCCCAAGAATAAGCAGTAGTAGTATTAGTAGTAACATGAAGAAATTGGATGCTGAAGTTGTGAAGAACAATGGAAATTTGATGTACAAAGAAGGGAGATTCAAAGAGGCGTTGGCTTTGTATGATAAAGCAATTGTTTTGGAACCAAACAGGGCATGGTATCACTGTAATAAAGGTGCGGCTTTGATCGGTTTGGGCCGGTTGCTGGAGGCGGTTTTCGCCTGCCAACAAGCCATCAATCTTGACCCTTCTTACCGGCGAGCACATCATCGACTTGCCACTCTGTATTTCAG GTTGGGAGAAACAGGAAAGGCATTGGAAGAGTATAAACTGTCGGGGATCATTGATGAATCAGAGGAAGTTTCGAAATGTAAATTCTTGAAGGAAAACATAACTAAATGTGTTGAAGCAAGGGATGTTCGAGATTGGAACATACTGTTGAAAGAATCGCGAACCGCTATGTCATCTGGTGCCGATTTTTCTCCTTTG TTGCGTGGCATGGAAGTTGAAGCGCTGTTTAGGCTGCGTAAACATCAACAAGCTTACACTACATACCAAAATGCGCCATGTTTTGAAGTTGATTCTTGCACAAAGTTGTTTGGCCCGTCTTATGGTGCTTATCTATTAGCAATTCGAGCAAGGGCCTATTTGATAGACGGCAG gTTTGATGAGGCTGTCGAGTTTTGCCAACGTGCTGCGAAACTTGCTCCGGGTAGGGAGATAAACGAACTCCTATCGGAAGCTAAGTGTTTAGCCTCGGCTAGATCAAATGGAAACCTTTTTTTCAAGGAGTCAAAGTTTGTGGAGGCGTGTTTTAGCTATAGTGAAGGGCTAGAGCTTGATCCTTACAATCCAATTATGTTGTGTAACAGAGCTGCATGTCGGTTCAAGTTAAGGCAATTTGAGAAAGCAGCCGAGGATTGCAGTTTGGCACTTAATGTTCGTCCTACTTACAACAAGGCTAGGTTGCGAAGAGCACATTGTAATGCTAAG ATGGAGAGGTGGGAGGCCGCGATTCAAGATTATGAGATGCTAACGGGAGAGGATGAAAAGAAAGAGGAGGTGGAAAAGGCGTTGAATTTGGTTAGAGCGCAACTCGAAAGACAGCGAATTCAAGATTCGAAAAGAACTAGTAATTGTGGATCGGTTGGTTCGGGCAGGTCAAGAAGCTCTGTAGATGCAATTGTGGATTAG
- the LOC124910421 gene encoding uncharacterized protein LOC124910421: MTQKSHNKSQIERNKEMKGRTTENRAADLLVCFPSRAHLTLMPMPKPNFSPNRQPSDPPNNHNRRLTPSTLSRHRRSRSRAGPSNCSQSRPTEIAEPTSPKVTCAGQIKIITPKPKTCKNWQSVMEEIERLHNSRKQRKKSTWAESLGFKKDAYQFLTCLRHLRFDFRCFGSSDPPTTTDEDDEDDYHNETQMGIDHDDDKESSRTVFSKWFMVLQEEQNNIIQIKEESCAPPPNALLLMRCRSAPVKNWLHEEEKEKKKEKSNSLEVLMKCDAEFFNTKDQLLRSRTWKR, encoded by the coding sequence ATGACCCAAAAAAGCCATAACAAATCACAGATAGAACGAAACAAAGAGATGAAAGGAAGAACAACAGAAAACAGAGCAGCAGACCTTCTTGTCTGTTTCCCTTCAAGGGCCCATTTAACTCTCATGCCCATGCCAAAACCCAATTTCAGCCCCAACAGACAACCTTCAGATCCACCCAACAACCACAACCGCCGCCTAACGCCGTCAACACTCAGCCGCCACCGCCGATCAAGAAGCAGAGCCGGACCCAGCAACTGCAGTCAATCCAGGCCAACTGAGATCGCAGAACCAACTTCACCGAAAGTTACATGCGCAGGGCAGATCAAAATCATCACCCCCAAACCAAAGACATGCAAGAATTGGCAATCGGTTATGGAGGAAATAGAGAGACTTCATAACAGCAGGAAACAGAGGAAGAAATCTACTTGGGCTGAATCTCTCGGTTTCAAGAAAGATGCTTATCAATTCTTGACTTGTTTACGGCATTTGAGATTCGATTTTCGATGCTTTGGGTCCTCCGATCCGCCCACGACCACAGATGAAGACGATGAAGATGATTATCACAATGAAACCCAGATGGGTATTGATCATGATGATGATAAGGAAAGTTCAAGAACTGTTTTTTCGAAATGGTTTATGGTTCTTCAAGAAGAACAGAACAATATTATACAGATCAAAGAAGAATCATGTGCACCGCCGCCGAACGCCCTGCTTCTGATGCGCTGCCGATCTGCTCCGGTCAAGAATTGGTTACATGAAGAggaaaaggagaagaagaaggagaaatcAAATAGCTTGGAGGTTTTGATGAAATGTGATGCAGAGTTCTTTAACACTAAAGATCAGTTGTTAAGGAGCCGAACTTGGAAGAGatga
- the LOC124945830 gene encoding probable trehalose-phosphate phosphatase D encodes MTNQNVVVSEADSAIGMVISLVMSDPNLSMTTPPAAAVSPITTVAGGGYITIPRTKLFKKTLLDKVPNSCWVDSMRASSPTRSFSSAISSESDDKWKIQHPSALDMFDQITRASNGKKIVMFLDYDGTLSPIVEDPDRAFMTNEMRQAVKEVAKYFPTAIVSGRCRAKVSNFVKLSQLYYAGSHGMDIKGPTRGPKHNPDGNQSVLCQPAKDFLPMIAEVNEILIEKTKSIPGAKVENNKFCLSVHYRCVDEKRWDELAEQIRSVLKEYPKLRMATGRMVFEIRPTIKWDKGNALEFLLESLGYNNSKNVFPIYIGDDRTDEDGFKVLRERGQGFGILVSKYPKETYAKYSLREPLEVMEFLMRLVEWKRSMA; translated from the exons ATGACTAACCAGAATGTAGTGGTTTCCGAAGCTGACTCAGCCATTGGCATGGTGATATCACTTGTCATGTCTGACCCAAATCTCTCCATGACAACACCACCCGCCGCCGCTGTTTCTCCGATCACCACCGTCGCAGGCGGCGGCTACATAACCATCCCAAGAACGAAGCTTTTCAAGAAAACATTGCTTGACAAAGTACCCAATTCATGTTGGGTCGATTCCATGAGAGCCTCTTCTCCTACCCGAAGCTTTTCTTCTGCTATTTCATCAGAGTCGGATGATAAATGGAAA ATTCAACACCCTTCTGCTCTcgacatgtttgatcaaatcaCAAGGGCGTCTAATGGGAAAAAGATTGTTATGTTTTTGGACTATGATGGTACATTGTCACCCATTGTTGAAGATCCAGACCGAGCATTCATGACTAACGag ATGAGACAAGCCGTGAAAGAGGTAGCTAAATACTTCCCCACTGCTATTGTCAGTGGAAGATGCAGAGCTAAG GTTTCTAATTTTGTGAAGCTTTCACAACTCTATTATGCTGGAAGTCATGGTATGGACATCAAAGGCCCAACCAGAGGACCCAAACATAATCCAGAT GGAAATCAATCTGTTCTTTGCCAACCTGCCAAGGATTTTCTTCCTATGATAGCCGAG GTTAACGAAATCTTAATTGAGAAAACAAAGTCGATACCAGGAGCTAAGGTGGAGAACAACAAGTTTTGTCTATCGGTTCATTATCGTTGCGTTGATGAGAAG aggtGGGATGAGTTAGCGGAGCAGATTAGATCGGTTTTAAAGGAGTATCCGAAGCTGAGAATGGCGACTGGGAGAATGGTATTTGAAATACGCCCAACAATCAAATGGGACAAGGGAAATGCCCTAGAATTCTTGTTGGAGTCTTTAG GCTACAATAATTCAAAGAATGTGTTCCCAATTTACATTGGTGATGATCGAACAGACGAAGATGGCTTTAAAGTTTTACGCGAAAGAGGACAAGGATTTGGAATCCTCGTTAGTAAATATCCTAAGGAAACGTACGCCAAATATTCGTTACGAGAACCATTGGag GTTATGGAGTTTTTGATGCGTCTGGTGGAATGGAAACGATCAATGGCATAA